CAGACagtgattttgtgatttttgttgaGACAAGAAGTATATGTTATATTGGAATGCACGTTGCAGTGTCGCATCTTAACGCACTTgtattattttatagtattcTTTCTGGCGTTTATTGTATTGGCAAAAATGCAGGAAttgtatatttttacatttgtgtaGTTAAACATATTGGACAGTGAGTGCCGCTGTTGGTCAGTGGGATACCATGGAGACCTGATTCCTGCTGGTGTATTAAAGAGACGTAAGCAAATCTCATGGATTAGTCGGAGAAGAAAGACACGAAAGTGGATAAAGCGTGTTTGTAGACTTGTTTTATAATTTCGTGCATTTGTCAATTCTGCTGCACCTGTGGATATTTATAAACACCCCATTGGAACATCGGACTACATTACTGGATTTACCTTGGCCGAAAATATATGTCATGTCTGCAATGAAAATGTCGGAGAGAACAATGGCACATCGAGTATGGATGTTTATTTTGCTCCTCTCTCTCAGCGCAGTGCACGGACAGGTCAGTTACTCAATTCCTGAAGAAATGCCGAGAGGCTCTTTAGTCGGTAACATTGCTCAAGATTTGGGTTTGGACATGAACAGACTGAAATCAGGCAAAGCTCGAATTTATACCGGAGAAAGGGCTGAATACATTGAGTTGAATAAAGAAAGGGGAGTGTTGCTTATCAAAGAGCGAATAGACAGAGAGGCTCTGTGCGGGCAGACAACGCCTTGTGGGCTGcattttcaaatcattttagACAATCCGATGGAGTTTTTTAGTGTTACGATAGAAGTTAACGATATAAATGATAACCCTCCTCTTTTCAgtcagaatgaaataaaattcgAAATAAGTGAGGCATCACTTACTGGAGCAAAGTTTGTTTTAGAAAGGGCCGTTGATAATGATGTTGGCATTAATGGGCTTCAAAGCTATACCTTAAAGCCAACAAACAATTTTGTCCTTAAAATGCACAGCCTATTAGCTGGGAGCACGCATGTTGAGATGGTACTTGAAAAGCCACTAGATCGAGAGAAAGAAGATCATATTTCACTAGTGTTAACTGCAGTGGACGGAGGCGAGCCACAAATGTCTGGTACAATCCAAATACAAATTACCGTATTAGACGCTAATGATAATGCACCAGTTTGCGTCCAGTCTGTGTATAAAACGAGTGTCCGAGAACATGCTCCAAAGGGAACAATTTTGACTGCAGTAAGTGCCGTCGATGCCGATGAAGGTCAAAATGGATTAATCAGGTATACATTGTCAAACAGCCTGGGCACTGCACATAAAATGTTTGCAATAAATCACACTGATGGATTGTTGAAAGTAATCGGTGACACGGATTTTGAGAAAATTAAGTCATATGAGATTGATGTCGTGGCGAGAGACCAAGGTGGACATTATGATACGTGCAAAGTAATTGTAGAAGTGATTGACATAAATGATAACAGACCTTTGATTAATATTATGtcaaaatctggtgaaattGATGAAAACTCACAAATAGGGAGGGTTACTGCAATAATTAATGTTCAGGATGTAGATTCGAATGAAAATGGAAGAGTAGAGTGCACAATCAACCAAAATATTCCTTTTGTACTTAAATTTACATCAAATAATGTCTTTAGTTTGGTAACAGATAGTGAATTGGACCGGGAGAGAGAGTCTGAGTATAATATCACTGTAATGTGTGCTGATGAAGGATCTCCATCGCTCTCCAGCAGCGtcactctctctttatatatatcaGATGTGAATGATAACGCACCTGTCTTTGAGAAGAGTTCATATGAGGCCTCCATTTTAGAAAATAATTCACCAGGCCTCTCCATATTCACAGTCAAAGCCAGAGACGCAGACTCGAAACAGAATGCCCGTGTTTCTTACATACTGGAGGAGTCCTCGGTTAACGGAGTGCCCATTTCCTCTTATGTGTCAGTCAGTGCTGATAGTGGTATTATTCATGCAGTGCGATCTTTTGATTACGagcaaattaaacattttaatttccgTGTCAAAGCGCAGGATGGAGGCAACCCGCCTCTCAGTAGCAACGTGAGtgtgaaaattattattcaggACCAGAATGACAACGCACCTCAGATTCTGTATCCAGTACAAACTGGTGGCTCTGTGGTGGCTGAAATGGTGCCTCGTTCAGCAGATGTGGGCTATCTTGTCACTAAAGTGGTGGCTGTGGATGTGGACTCTGGACAGAATGCCTGGCTCTCATATAAACTGCAGAAAGCGGCAGACAGGGCGCTGTTTGAAGTGGGCTTACAGAATGGAGAAATAAGAACTGTGCGTCAAGTCACTGATAAAGATGCTGTGAAACAGAAGCTCACTGTTGTAGTGGAGGACAACGGACAGCCCTCTCGTTCAGCTACAGTCAATGTTAACGTGGCGGTGGCGGACACTTTCCCTGAAGTGCTCTCCGAGTTCACTGACTTTACACACGACAAGGAATACAACGACAACCTGACATTTTATCTAGTCCTGGCCTTGGCTGTAGTTTCCTTTCTCTTCATAGTGTCCATCATAGCTATACTGTCAGTGAAATGCTACAGATGGAGACGTGAGCGGATGTTTTATAAATCCGGTGCCAACCTGCCAGTTATTCCGTATTATCCACCTCTTTATGCAGACGTCGGGGGAACAGGAACTTTACAGCATATGTACAATTATGAAGCTTACAGAACCACTGACTCTAGAAAGAGTGATCTGAAATACGCCAGACCTCCTACTGAGAGCATCATTAGCCTGGACACTAGTGGAACTCAAACCCTTACGCATGCGCATATGGGGAAACCTACTGCTGTCTCTGATGATCAGGTGAGGTCTAGGAATTTGTTACTTTGCTGATAGAATAGCCTTTGTAAAATTTGTAAAGTGTTTAATGACACAAGTGATATACagttatgtataataaattATCTTTCCATATTTTACCATAAGGAGAACTCTGAGTTCTTACGATGTACTCTGCTCTGATGCTCATGCTATTGCATATGTAAAGCAGAcctgtgggtgtgtctgtgggtgtgtCTGGGTGTGAAATTTAAGGTTTGTTAACTCATTCCTTTTGATGTTGTgttatagactttttttttttcatttgtaactTTACCAAATAGAGATTTCTTTATATTCTCACACTTAGGCCAGTTTAAACACTGACTTGTCCTCTTAAATGGGATTGTATcagaatttttatatttttgtcgTGTTCCGATTTGAAACTTCTCATTGACATTAAGATTGTCTTGTAACTCATGTGTCAGAAATTCTTGTTAGATGCTTTCTGGTTGTTTGGATGACCTTGATGTTGCAGTGATTCATTGTTCCTCTAAGTGCCGCTgttgaaagaaataaagactCTCCTCTTCCAGGCATTGCTACACAGAATGAACAACTTATGCGCATTTGCTATTGTTTGTGGAATGTGTAGGGACGGACTGCCATTGTCTACGGGCGAAATATTCTGTATTTTGCTTCCTTAGGTTCATGAAATATTGTGCTAATATTTGAGTAAGATTGCAGTAATTCGAATATGGATGTTCTTTGTCTTCTCGGTACATGGACAAAACATTTCTCTGTCTGGATTTCAACATGGCGAGTGCAGATTCTTGCTCTGTTTGCCTTTGTCATTGCCCTTGCACATGGGCAGCTCCATTATTCTATTCCCGAGGAGATGAACAAAGGATCAGTGGTGGGAAATATCGTTCAGGATTTCGGTTTGGATGTTAGATACTGAATCTTGCCGAGTGAGGATTTTACAGAGGACAGTCATTAGTGCATTGGTCTGAATGTGGATAAAGGCACTctgatagtgagagagaggatggaCAGAGCTTTCTGTTCtagatttattacacataaagtgaaatatttcaaaccttttttgttttaatcttgatgattatggcttactgCTCAGGGAAATAAAAACTCctgtatctcaaaatattagaataaagaatttataatacagaaatgttgacctgagaagagctctaataagctaattaactcaaaacacctgcagcaTTTCCTGAGCATTttatcagtaacatgattggataTAAAAAATAGTACCTTAGAGAGgtagagtctctcagaagtaaagatgggatggaagcTCAATGGAATATGCGTATACTGCTCTAAAATCTGTATATACCTttagcattgatggtgcctttccagatgtgcaagctgcccattccataggcactaatgcacccccataccatcagagatgcaggtttttgaactgagcactgataaaaagccagatggcccctctcctctttagttttctttagtttagaggacgggcgtccatggtttccaaaaataatttaaaatttcGATTCGTATGACCttagaacagttttccactttgcctcagtccattataaatgagctttggcccagagaagatggtgGCATATTTGGATCATCTTCACAtctggcttcttctttgcatctgaacccatacaatgatttccattacagaatcatacccgtttttaatgcagtgccgcctgagggcccaaagattacgggcatgcaatattgattttcactcttgtcccttgtgcacagagatttctccagattctaggaatcttttgatgatattatgtactgtacatggTGCGATATTCATAGtttcacaattttatgttgaggaatATTGTTCTGAAATTGTGTCACAAATTGTAGACAtagttttttgcagattggtgaaaCTCTGCCCacctttacttctgaaagactctgcctctctaagatactctttttataacCCAGTCATGTTGCTGACCGGtttccaattaacctccagctgtttctttttaataccacttacttttccagccttttgttgtcccataccaacttttttgagacgtgtggccatcaaattcaaaattaccttatttcttttcttagattggtacatttattcagtttaaacatttgatatgttttctgcgttcaattgtgaataacatattggtgtatgagatttgcaaatcattgcattccgattttatttacatttatttacattttacacagtgtcccaattttttattttttatttttggaattggggttgtgtatgtgtatgtatgtatatgtatgtgtatgtatatacacacacactctat
The genomic region above belongs to Ictalurus punctatus breed USDA103 chromosome 14, Coco_2.0, whole genome shotgun sequence and contains:
- the LOC108274931 gene encoding protocadherin gamma-A3 isoform X25; its protein translation is MSAMKMSERTMAHRVWMFILLLSLSAVHGQVSYSIPEEMPRGSLVGNIAQDLGLDMNRLKSGKARIYTGERAEYIELNKERGVLLIKERIDREALCGQTTPCGLHFQIILDNPMEFFSVTIEVNDINDNPPLFSQNEIKFEISEASLTGAKFVLERAVDNDVGINGLQSYTLKPTNNFVLKMHSLLAGSTHVEMVLEKPLDREKEDHISLVLTAVDGGEPQMSGTIQIQITVLDANDNAPVCVQSVYKTSVREHAPKGTILTAVSAVDADEGQNGLIRYTLSNSLGTAHKMFAINHTDGLLKVIGDTDFEKIKSYEIDVVARDQGGHYDTCKVIVEVIDINDNRPLINIMSKSGEIDENSQIGRVTAIINVQDVDSNENGRVECTINQNIPFVLKFTSNNVFSLVTDSELDRERESEYNITVMCADEGSPSLSSSVTLSLYISDVNDNAPVFEKSSYEASILENNSPGLSIFTVKARDADSKQNARVSYILEESSVNGVPISSYVSVSADSGIIHAVRSFDYEQIKHFNFRVKAQDGGNPPLSSNVSVKIIIQDQNDNAPQILYPVQTGGSVVAEMVPRSADVGYLVTKVVAVDVDSGQNAWLSYKLQKAADRALFEVGLQNGEIRTVRQVTDKDAVKQKLTVVVEDNGQPSRSATVNVNVAVADTFPEVLSEFTDFTHDKEYNDNLTFYLVLALAVVSFLFIVSIIAILSVKCYRWRRERMFYKSGANLPVIPYYPPLYADVGGTGTLQHMYNYEAYRTTDSRKSDLKYARPPTESIISLDTSGTQTLTHAHMGKPTAVSDDQQQKPPNADWRFNPNQRPGPSGATATPEVAMGTGPWPNPPTEAEQLQALMAAANEVSEATNTLGPGTMGLSTRYSPQFTLQHVPDYRQNVYIPGSTATLSANPQQPQQPPQALPAPQVTSAQVELPKAQTPASKKKITKKEKK